The following nucleotide sequence is from Streptomyces sp. HUAS CB01.
CCCTGGCACTGGGGGCACGGCCGCGAGGTCATGACCTGACCCAGGAAGGACCGGGTGACCTGCGACACCTCACCGCGGCCGCGGCACATGTCGCACGTCTGCGCCGAGGTTCCGGGCGCGGCGCCCTCGCCCGAGCAGGTCGTGCACACGACGGCCGTGTCGACCTGGATGTCCTTCGTCGTGCCGAAGGCCGCCTCGTTGAGTTCGACCTCCAGCCTGATCATCGCGTCCTGGCCGCGACGCGTCCGCGACCGCGGCCCGCGCTGGGACGCGGTCCCGAAGAACGCGTCCATGATGTCGGAGAAGTTGCCGAAGCCACCGGCGCCGAAGCCGCCCGCGCCACCGCCGCCGGCGGCGGACAGCGGGTCCCCGCCGAGGTCGTAGACCTGCTTCTTCTGCGGGTCCGACAGCACCTCGTACGCGGCGTTGATCTCCTTGAAGCGCTCCTGCGTCTTCGGGTCCGGATTCACGTCCGGGTGGAGCTCCCGCGCGAGCCGCCGGAAGGCCTTCTTGATCTCGTCCTGCGATGCGTCGCGGCGTACGCCCAGTACGGCGTAGTAGTCCGTGGCCACTTACGACTCCGCCAGGATCTGTCCGACGTAACGTGCCACTGCGCGTACCGCTCCCATCGTTCCGGGGTAGTCCATGCGGGTCGGTCCGACCACGCCGAGTTTGGCGACTGCCTCGTCGCCCGAACCGTAGCCGACCGCGACGACGGATGTGGAAGTGAGTCCCTCATGGAGGTTCTCGTGCCCGATCCGTACGGTCATGCCCGAGTCCTTGGCCTCACCGAGCAGCTTCAGCAGCACGACCTGCTCCTCCAGCGCCTCCAGCACGGGCCGGATGGTGAGGGGGAAGTCGTGCGCGAAACGCGTCAGATTGGCGGTGCCGCCGATCATCAGCCGTTCCTCGGTGTCCTCGACCAGTGTCTCGAGGAGGGTCGAGAGCACCGTCGAGACCGTGGCGCGGTCCTCCAGGTCGAAGGACTCCGGGAGATCCTGCACCAGTTGCGGCACGTCCGTGAACCGCCGTCCGACGACACGGCTGTTGAGCCGGGCCCGCAGATCTGCGAGCGAGGTGTCGGAGAACGGCGCGGGGCAGTCGACGTGCCGCTGCTCGAC
It contains:
- the dnaJ gene encoding molecular chaperone DnaJ, with translation MATDYYAVLGVRRDASQDEIKKAFRRLARELHPDVNPDPKTQERFKEINAAYEVLSDPQKKQVYDLGGDPLSAAGGGGAGGFGAGGFGNFSDIMDAFFGTASQRGPRSRTRRGQDAMIRLEVELNEAAFGTTKDIQVDTAVVCTTCSGEGAAPGTSAQTCDMCRGRGEVSQVTRSFLGQVMTSRPCPQCQGFGTVVPTPCPECAGDGRVRSRRTLTVKIPAGVDNGTRIQLAGEGEVGPGGGPAGDLYVEIHELPHPVFQRRGDDLHCTVTIPMTAGALGTKVPLETLDGMEEVDIRPGTQSGQSIPLHGRGVTHLRGGGRGDLIVHVEVQTPSKLDPEQERLLRELAKLRGEERPTGQFQPGQQGLFSRLKDAFNGR
- the hrcA gene encoding heat-inducible transcriptional repressor HrcA, which translates into the protein MLSERRLEVLRAIVQDYVGTEEPVGSKALTERHRLGVSPATVRNDMAVLEEEGYIAQPHTSAGRIPTDKGYRLFVDRLAGVKPLSSPERRAIQNFLEGAVDLDDVVARTVRLLAQLTRQVAVVQYPSLTRSTVRHVELLALAPARLMLVLITDTGRVEQRHVDCPAPFSDTSLADLRARLNSRVVGRRFTDVPQLVQDLPESFDLEDRATVSTVLSTLLETLVEDTEERLMIGGTANLTRFAHDFPLTIRPVLEALEEQVVLLKLLGEAKDSGMTVRIGHENLHEGLTSTSVVAVGYGSGDEAVAKLGVVGPTRMDYPGTMGAVRAVARYVGQILAES